Genomic window (Arcobacter aquimarinus):
TTCAAATCCAACTGGAGATCTAGGGTCTACATTTCTGTATACTCTGTGTCCGAATCCCATGATTTTTTCTTTTCTTGCAAATAATTCATCAACTGATTTTAATGCATGATCAACATCGTCGAATTGTAATACGAATTTAATAGCAACTTCGTTTGCTCCACCATGTAAGTGACCTTTTAAAGTTCCAATACCAGTTGTCATACAAGAGTAAATATCTGATAAAGTTGAAGCTGTAATTCTATTTGCAAAAGTAGATGCATTAAATTCATGCTCAGCATATAAAGTTAACATAGCGTTCATAGCTTTTACTTCAACAGCTAATGGTTTAGTCTCTTTTAATCTTTCTAAAATGAAACCTGCAATTGTAGTTTCTTCAGATTTTAAACAGATTTCTTTACCATTTTTGTGCCAGTGGTGCCAGTAAACTAAAAATGATGGGAAAGCTCCTAATAATCTGATGATTTTAGCCATTTGGTCAGAAAAATCTTCAGCTTCAGGTTCAACACATCCAAGTGCAGAAGTTGCTGTTTTCATAACATCCATTGGATGAGAAGAAGCAGGAATTGCTTTTAATACTTCTTTAACAGAAATTGGT
Coding sequences:
- a CDS encoding citrate/2-methylcitrate synthase, whose protein sequence is MSGLAGVTAGQSAICTCGLGNGLNYRGYDIADLALKANFEEVAYLLLVGELPNKAQLKDFTRKIIAGRELPISVKEVLKAIPASSHPMDVMKTATSALGCVEPEAEDFSDQMAKIIRLLGAFPSFLVYWHHWHKNGKEICLKSEETTIAGFILERLKETKPLAVEVKAMNAMLTLYAEHEFNASTFANRITASTLSDIYSCMTTGIGTLKGHLHGGANEVAIKFVLQFDDVDHALKSVDELFARKEKIMGFGHRVYRNVDPRSPVGFELANELKELETSDPKLFDIAKAIRDKVKAEKGLPDNIDFFGGLIYHYMEIERLYYTPLFIMSRAAGWAAHAFEQRANNRIIRPSSEYTGPEPRAFVSLEDRK